Proteins encoded by one window of Synechococcus sp. MVIR-18-1:
- a CDS encoding alpha/beta fold hydrolase — MNASFAPIQAPWTWKSHEIGWSVMGDQTAPTAVLLIHGFGANTNHWRFNQPVLAEHVPTYAIDLLGFGRSDQPQAQLKDEPSTNKSVHYCFDLWAQQVVDFCINVIDRPVVLVGNSIGGVVALRAAQLLKEQSQRIPCEGVVLIDCAQRLMDDKQLATQPAWMAWIRPLLKTLVSQRWLSTALFRNAARPALIRSVLKQAYPSGCNVDDDLVALLLGPSQRKGAAEAFRGFINLFNDHLAPNLLAELKQPVHLIWGEDDPWEPVKEAKNWQLEFDCIQSILVIPRAGHCPHDESPKAVNERLLLILNQQAT, encoded by the coding sequence ATGAACGCTTCTTTTGCTCCAATCCAGGCGCCTTGGACCTGGAAATCCCATGAGATTGGCTGGTCCGTCATGGGGGATCAAACGGCACCAACAGCGGTTCTACTGATTCATGGCTTCGGAGCGAATACGAATCATTGGCGCTTCAACCAACCCGTCCTCGCCGAGCACGTTCCCACCTATGCCATCGATCTGCTGGGTTTCGGCAGGAGTGATCAGCCACAAGCACAGCTCAAAGATGAACCCAGCACAAACAAATCAGTTCACTATTGTTTTGATCTATGGGCTCAACAGGTTGTCGATTTTTGCATCAACGTGATTGATCGTCCCGTGGTGCTTGTTGGCAACTCAATCGGTGGCGTTGTAGCCCTAAGAGCTGCACAACTTTTAAAAGAGCAAAGCCAGAGGATTCCCTGTGAGGGAGTGGTGCTGATCGACTGCGCGCAGCGGCTAATGGATGACAAACAATTGGCAACCCAGCCAGCCTGGATGGCTTGGATCCGCCCTCTCCTCAAAACCCTGGTCAGTCAGCGCTGGCTGAGTACAGCCTTGTTCCGCAATGCGGCGCGGCCAGCATTAATTCGGAGCGTGCTCAAACAGGCCTACCCCAGTGGATGCAATGTGGATGATGACTTGGTTGCCCTTCTCTTAGGGCCAAGTCAACGCAAAGGAGCTGCAGAAGCCTTTCGCGGCTTTATCAACTTGTTCAATGACCATTTAGCTCCCAACCTGCTCGCGGAGCTTAAACAACCAGTGCATCTAATTTGGGGGGAAGATGATCCCTGGGAACCCGTTAAGGAAGCCAAAAACTGGCAACTGGAATTTGATTGCATTCAATCAATCTTGGTGATTCCCCGTGCAGGACATTGCCCACACGACGAATCTCCAAAGGCTGTTAACGAACGTTTACTGCTGATCCTCAATCAGCAGGCAACGTAG
- a CDS encoding efflux RND transporter permease subunit: protein MAFSDNFIKRPVLTTVCSILIVLVGLISIPILPIANLPNIANPLILVSATYGGANAEVTEQAVTNPLEQQINGVPGVSYISSNTDMTGNSTINVYFDQTTDIDIDQVNVQNRVSLANPQLPDQVKETGVSVTQSNPSILLAYEISSSEGQFDAAFLNGLVYEQLYYPLSRVEGVANVTILGGANPAFWLFVDPSKLAANKLTSEDVLNAVQSQNSVAVGGLVGGPPASGDQAYTYPIVVENNGNLISIDDFNNLILSRSPSGNLLKLKDVGEVRYGSNSYSIQVVDKNEMEALTIAVFQTPSSNALDVSEGVIDQINQFKSTVPPGVTINQIYDIGQFIESSVNGVIDALGLAIVLVLIILFLFLQNWRATVVPSLAIPISLVGTFAFLNVFGFSINQLTLLGLVLATGLVVDDAIVVIEAVSTNIDQGMKPREAALACMGELFGALLATALVLMAVFVPVAFYPGGIGIIYKQFALTIAFSVAISAFNALTFSPMLSGLILSQKKPPEAKGRSWIVVGVIVGLAFGRFSAASFGNWTYIAGIVIGALAGSNLPLIFKVFNRNFERLENTYSRLLKRMIQARRIVLAGLVIGIVATGFAFTTLPTAFIPDEDQGYGVGIFQLQNGASLVETKKLGNQIAKVLSEEDDVANASIINGYGFNGSSPDQGVFFFGLQPLEERKGAEHSSDAIVKRLNAKLIALSDGLARASGPPAVPGFSAQGGFYFQFNDLSNGAYSFNELSDLAGQLIKKADASGDFSSVYTQFTPSAPAIGLNLNREVMGALNVDFKEAMDTISALAGSSYSGLTYESGQVRSIYVQGTPNQRETIDDILSYYVRSNDGELVQVSQFAEAELSSAPPVISHYNLSRTVLIQGAEAIGKSSGQALSKIQQLFKAETYTNIGSAFTGLAALQLSAGNASILVFGLGVLIVYLVLSAQYESYITPIIILATVPLAMLGALAFLAIRSIDLNIYAQIGLVTLIGLAAKNGILIVEVAEQKLKEGKSSVIAVIESAESRLRPILMTATAALAGFLPLVVANGAGASAQQSLGTVIFGGLIVATVLSIGVVPPVYVLVKDLESRLMSPSK, encoded by the coding sequence ATGGCTTTCTCCGACAATTTCATCAAGCGACCGGTCCTGACCACGGTCTGCAGCATTTTGATTGTGCTCGTCGGGCTGATCTCGATCCCGATTCTGCCCATTGCCAACCTGCCAAACATTGCCAATCCTCTGATCCTGGTCAGTGCAACCTATGGAGGCGCCAACGCGGAGGTTACCGAGCAAGCGGTGACCAATCCCTTGGAGCAACAGATCAATGGCGTTCCCGGAGTGAGCTACATCTCCTCGAACACCGACATGACGGGCAACAGCACCATCAATGTCTATTTCGACCAAACAACAGACATTGATATCGATCAGGTGAATGTTCAGAACCGTGTGTCTCTGGCCAATCCCCAACTCCCAGACCAGGTGAAAGAAACAGGGGTTTCCGTAACGCAAAGCAACCCCTCCATCCTTCTTGCCTATGAGATCAGTTCCAGCGAAGGGCAATTTGATGCTGCTTTTTTAAACGGACTCGTCTACGAACAGCTCTATTACCCGCTTTCGCGGGTGGAAGGCGTTGCCAACGTCACGATCTTGGGAGGTGCCAATCCTGCCTTCTGGCTGTTTGTTGATCCAAGCAAACTTGCCGCCAACAAACTCACTTCAGAAGACGTACTCAATGCAGTGCAGTCTCAAAACAGCGTGGCTGTTGGTGGCCTTGTTGGAGGACCTCCAGCCTCAGGCGACCAGGCCTACACCTATCCGATTGTGGTGGAGAACAACGGCAACCTGATCTCGATCGATGACTTCAACAACCTGATCCTCAGCCGCTCGCCCTCCGGCAATCTGCTCAAACTGAAGGATGTTGGCGAAGTCCGCTACGGCAGCAACTCCTACTCAATACAGGTCGTAGATAAAAACGAAATGGAAGCGCTCACGATTGCTGTTTTCCAAACTCCTTCGAGCAATGCTCTCGATGTATCAGAAGGCGTTATTGATCAAATCAACCAGTTCAAAAGCACAGTGCCTCCTGGCGTCACGATTAATCAGATTTATGACATCGGCCAGTTCATCGAATCCTCCGTTAATGGCGTCATCGACGCGCTCGGACTGGCGATCGTATTGGTCTTAATCATCCTGTTTCTTTTTCTCCAGAACTGGCGCGCCACCGTGGTGCCCAGCCTGGCGATTCCGATTTCTCTGGTGGGAACATTCGCCTTCCTCAACGTCTTCGGGTTTTCGATCAATCAACTCACATTGCTGGGCCTTGTGCTGGCTACAGGCCTTGTTGTGGATGACGCCATCGTTGTGATCGAAGCGGTCTCCACCAACATCGACCAAGGAATGAAGCCTCGCGAAGCAGCACTCGCTTGCATGGGCGAGCTCTTCGGCGCGCTGCTTGCCACCGCCCTCGTACTGATGGCGGTGTTTGTTCCCGTTGCCTTTTATCCAGGTGGGATCGGGATCATCTACAAACAGTTCGCACTCACGATCGCCTTTTCGGTTGCCATCTCTGCATTTAATGCACTGACGTTTTCACCGATGCTCTCGGGTTTGATCCTTTCTCAGAAAAAACCACCGGAAGCGAAGGGTCGCAGTTGGATTGTGGTGGGCGTGATCGTGGGCTTGGCCTTTGGCCGCTTCAGTGCTGCTTCCTTTGGCAACTGGACTTACATCGCCGGCATCGTGATCGGTGCCCTCGCTGGATCGAACCTGCCGCTGATCTTCAAGGTATTCAACCGCAATTTCGAGCGTCTTGAAAACACCTACTCCAGGCTTCTCAAACGGATGATCCAAGCCCGCCGGATCGTGCTGGCTGGATTGGTTATTGGAATCGTGGCGACAGGCTTCGCTTTCACGACCCTGCCAACAGCCTTCATCCCCGATGAAGACCAAGGCTATGGAGTGGGAATTTTCCAACTTCAAAATGGGGCTTCCCTGGTGGAAACCAAAAAGCTTGGCAACCAAATCGCCAAGGTCCTCAGTGAAGAAGACGATGTCGCCAATGCCTCAATCATCAACGGCTATGGCTTCAATGGCTCCAGTCCCGATCAAGGTGTCTTTTTCTTTGGCCTCCAGCCCTTGGAAGAACGCAAAGGCGCTGAACACAGTTCCGATGCCATCGTCAAGCGGCTGAATGCCAAGTTGATCGCATTAAGCGACGGCCTCGCTAGGGCTTCAGGCCCACCAGCGGTGCCTGGCTTCTCCGCCCAAGGAGGGTTCTACTTCCAATTCAACGACCTCAGCAACGGTGCCTACAGCTTCAACGAACTCTCCGATTTGGCGGGCCAACTGATCAAGAAGGCTGATGCAAGCGGAGACTTTTCCAGCGTTTACACGCAGTTCACCCCAAGCGCTCCAGCGATCGGCCTCAACCTCAATCGCGAGGTGATGGGGGCTCTCAACGTCGACTTCAAAGAGGCGATGGACACGATTTCTGCGCTAGCTGGCAGTAGCTACTCCGGACTCACCTACGAGAGCGGCCAAGTCCGCAGCATCTACGTGCAGGGAACGCCAAATCAACGGGAAACTATCGATGACATCCTTAGTTATTACGTTCGATCAAACGATGGCGAACTAGTCCAGGTGTCGCAATTTGCTGAAGCCGAGCTCAGCAGTGCTCCGCCTGTGATCAGCCACTACAACTTGAGCCGCACCGTGCTGATTCAGGGCGCGGAAGCGATCGGAAAAAGCAGCGGTCAGGCCCTGAGCAAAATCCAGCAATTGTTTAAAGCTGAGACTTACACCAACATTGGTTCTGCCTTTACCGGTCTGGCAGCGCTGCAGCTCTCCGCGGGGAACGCGAGCATCCTGGTGTTTGGACTTGGGGTGCTGATTGTGTATCTGGTGCTCTCAGCCCAATATGAGAGTTACATCACACCAATCATCATCCTGGCAACGGTGCCGCTGGCCATGCTTGGTGCCCTCGCCTTTCTTGCGATTCGCTCCATCGATTTGAACATCTATGCACAAATTGGCCTGGTTACCTTGATCGGTTTAGCAGCCAAGAATGGAATTTTGATCGTGGAGGTCGCCGAACAAAAACTCAAGGAGGGGAAAAGTAGCGTGATCGCCGTGATCGAATCAGCCGAATCGCGGCTTCGTCCCATCCTGATGACAGCGACGGCCGCGCTTGCCGGTTTCTTGCCTCTCGTAGTCGCCAACGGTGCAGGAGCGAGTGCACAACAATCTCTTGGAACTGTCATTTTTGGTGGATTAATCGTTGCCACCGTTCTCTCCATAGGGGTTGTCCCCCCTGTTTATGTGCTTGTTAAGGACCTTGAAAGCAGACTCATGTCACCCAGCAAATGA
- a CDS encoding RpoD/SigA family RNA polymerase sigma factor has translation MAPAAAVASRPASASTGRASGAEVDLVRSYLRDIGRVPLLSHQQEITLGRQVQELMDLEALEAELKDQRGGEEVAREEWAKAAGVSAAQLKRKLQAGRRAKERMVAANLRLVVSVAKKYTKRNMELLDLIQEGTIGLVRGVEKFDPTRGYKFSTYAYWWIRQGITRAIAEKSRTIRLPIHITEMLNKLKKGQRELSQELGRTPSVTELASFVELPEDEVKDLMCRARQPVSLEMKVGDGDDTELLELLAGDGELPSEQVEGECLKGDLRDLLSQLPELQGKVLRMRYGMDGEEPMSLTGIGRIIGISRDRVRNLERDGLAGLRRLSDQVEAYVAC, from the coding sequence ATGGCTCCTGCTGCTGCTGTTGCTTCCCGCCCCGCATCTGCCTCCACCGGTCGCGCCTCTGGCGCTGAAGTCGATTTAGTACGTTCGTACCTGCGAGACATCGGCCGTGTGCCGTTGTTGAGTCACCAACAGGAGATCACGCTAGGCCGTCAGGTTCAGGAGTTGATGGATTTAGAGGCGCTAGAAGCAGAACTCAAGGATCAGCGCGGCGGAGAAGAGGTCGCCAGGGAAGAATGGGCCAAAGCTGCTGGTGTGAGTGCAGCGCAACTGAAGCGCAAGCTGCAGGCAGGTCGCCGCGCCAAGGAGCGCATGGTTGCTGCCAACTTGCGGTTGGTGGTGAGCGTCGCCAAGAAATACACCAAGCGGAATATGGAACTGCTGGATTTAATCCAGGAGGGAACGATCGGTTTGGTGCGTGGTGTGGAGAAATTTGATCCCACCCGAGGCTACAAATTCAGTACCTATGCGTACTGGTGGATTCGCCAAGGGATTACCCGTGCGATTGCGGAAAAGAGCCGCACGATTCGCCTACCGATTCACATCACCGAGATGTTGAACAAGCTGAAAAAGGGTCAACGGGAATTAAGCCAAGAGCTGGGCCGCACCCCATCGGTGACGGAATTGGCGTCATTTGTGGAGCTACCAGAAGATGAGGTGAAGGATTTGATGTGCCGGGCTCGCCAGCCTGTGAGCTTGGAGATGAAGGTGGGCGATGGAGATGACACCGAACTGCTGGAGCTGCTAGCTGGTGATGGAGAGCTGCCATCCGAACAGGTGGAAGGGGAATGCCTGAAGGGAGACCTGCGCGATCTGCTGAGCCAGCTGCCTGAATTGCAGGGGAAAGTGTTGAGGATGCGCTATGGGATGGACGGAGAGGAGCCGATGAGCCTCACGGGTATTGGCCGCATCATTGGTATCAGCCGTGATCGTGTGCGCAATCTCGAGCGAGATGGCTTAGCTGGTTTGCGTCGCCTGAGTGATCAGGTTGAGGCCTACGTTGCCTGCTGA